TGAGGTTTCTCAAACGCTGCAGGTTGCTCCGCAACTGTTAGGCTCAAGGAAGCAAATTAATGAAATATTTGTCTGGAGCCAATTTATTCCGGCAACACAAAGAGCATTGCTTCCCACACCTGAGCTTTTACAAAGCTGGCGTGCGGAGCACGTGGGGCGTAAACTGTTTGCGTTAGCGGAAAGCTTATAAAGCGGCGTCGATTATGTGGTGTATTGTTTTAAGATCGAAAAAGAAGCCAGATACTTACTTGTATCTAAAAGAAAACACGTCATTGCAGGACTTACCCGAGTCGTTGCAGATGCTTTTCACGCCCCATGAGCAAGCAATGAAGCTCTGGTTAAAGCCAGAGCAGAAGCTCGCTCGGTTGAGTGGTCAGGCACTTATGAAACATTTGGATGAACCAGGCTATTATTTACAATTGCCACCGGCTCATCAGGACATTTTAAACCCCCGAGTTCATTCCAACGAGGAGTAGTTATGCGTATTTGGTTTGCATTGACGTTGTTGATCATGGCGAGTGTGATTTCGAATAAAAGCCATGCCGTTGATGAAGCAGGTTTTGCCGCCTACGTTGAGACTCTGAAAACAGAGGCACTGGCGCATGGCATTTCTGCTGAGACGGTAGAGGTCGCGTTTGCTGACGCAGAGTTTTATCAGCGTGCCGTGACCGCTGATCGCAATCAACCTGAATTTACTCAGACACTCGATACCTATTTGCCGCGTGCAGTTCCAGATTGGAAGGTTCGCCAAGGTCTGGCTAAGTACAATGAACATCGAGAACTACTCGAAGAAATTGGCGCTGAGTTCGGCGTACAACCTCGCTTTATTGTAGCGCTTTGGGGAGTGGAGACGAATTACGGCAGTTACACGGGTAATTTTAAGGTGATTTCATCACTTTCAACCATGGCTTACGAAGGGCGCAGAGAAGAGTTCTTTAAGCGCCAATTAATGCAAGCGCTTGAAATTATTGATGCAGGTCATATTTCTCCTGAGCAGATGCGCGGTTCTTGGGCTGGCGCTATGGGGCAAACACAGTTTATGCCGAGCTCGTTCTTAGCGTACGCTGTAGACTATGACAAAGATGGCAAAATTGATATTTGGAACAGCTATGCGGACGTATTTGCATCTGCCGCAAATTACCTATCTCAAGCAGGCTGGGATAACTCGAAAACCTGGGGTCGACAAGTACGTATTCCAGAGGGGTTCGATGCGAGCTTGGCCAAACGCGATAATAAGAAGACACTTTCTGAATGGCAAGCACTCGGGGTGCGTCGCTACGATGGTCGCGACTTACCTGTGCGCGAAATTCAAGCCGGCATGGTGATGCCCGATGATGAAAATGGCCGAATTTACCTAACGTACGACAACTGGGACGTGTTGATGGATTGGAATCGTTCAAATTATTTCGTTGTGGTTGTTGGCTATCTTGCGGACAGAATTCAGCTCGGTCGATGAGATTTTGGGAGCATAAATCACTCGCCGAGTTGACTCCGTCAGAGTGGGAGGCTCTTTGTGATGGCTGCGCCAAGTGTTGTTTGCATAAAGTCTTAACGGAAAGAGACGACCTACCTGCAGATGCGCCAATGCAAGCTGACGAAACTTTGCATTACGTCAATGTCAGCTGCAAATTGCTTGATTCTGAGAGGGGGCGCTGTCGACATTATAAAGACAGGCTCTCATATGTGCCTGATTGTGTAGTGCTCACGCCTGAAAATTTAGCAACGATACACTTTATGCCTCCGAGCTGCGCTTATCGCTTGCGTGCCGAGGGCAAACCGATACCGAGTTGGCATCCGTTACGCCACGAAGGGTCTCGGGTGCCCATGATTGAGGCGGGAATGGCAACCACGGGTTATCCGCTGTATTCAGAGGACGATCCTGACATTGATGAAGACCACTTAGAAATTATCCGCTGGCCTCTGCATGTCGCGCCTTAGCATCTAAATTTTTCGTTG
This genomic interval from Idiomarinaceae bacterium HL-53 contains the following:
- a CDS encoding membrane-bound lytic murein transglycosylase B, whose product is MRIWFALTLLIMASVISNKSHAVDEAGFAAYVETLKTEALAHGISAETVEVAFADAEFYQRAVTADRNQPEFTQTLDTYLPRAVPDWKVRQGLAKYNEHRELLEEIGAEFGVQPRFIVALWGVETNYGSYTGNFKVISSLSTMAYEGRREEFFKRQLMQALEIIDAGHISPEQMRGSWAGAMGQTQFMPSSFLAYAVDYDKDGKIDIWNSYADVFASAANYLSQAGWDNSKTWGRQVRIPEGFDASLAKRDNKKTLSEWQALGVRRYDGRDLPVREIQAGMVMPDDENGRIYLTYDNWDVLMDWNRSNYFVVVVGYLADRIQLGR